The sequence below is a genomic window from Flavobacterium lipolyticum.
ACCCAAGTAGGATTAAACTATTTTAGAAGCCAAACTAACCAAGAAACTAACACCATTCTCAATGCCAATAATGTCCTTACTCTTTTCATTATTTGACTTTGTAGCATTATTGATCTCATCCAAAACCTTTAGTATGTTAGCATTACTAATATTACTTTGAGTTATAAAGCAATCTATTTCAGTAACTTTTAAGTTGGTTAAAGCTGCTAAACTATTTTTAAACTCATTATCCGTTTGAGCTGCCGCACTGGCAGCAAGTGCATTCCAATCTATTGCTGACATAAATTCCATTTTTATGATATTAAGTATATTTTACAACTACAGTATTCAATTATTTTTTCAATACTTTTTCAATACTTTCTTCTATTTTTTTCACATCCAGTTTATCTTTAGTAATGAGTTTGAAAATGGAATTAGAAGCATTTTCTTTAGCATTCTTTAGTCGAATATTAGAGTCAATTAAATCTTGCAGAGAAGCTGTTGCCTCAGTATAATTACCAAAACTGTTGTTTAATTGGCCAATAATCTCCTGCTGCTGTATATTTAATACATTTTGTAAAGAATCTTTCTTTTGGTAAATAACGGGAAGGATACCCATTACAATGTTAGGAAATTCCTTTTTATAGTTAACTGAATCGGGAATCCTTTTCTGATAATTTTCTATGATAGCAGGGATGCAATTTTCCTGAATAAAAGAGTCCAATCTTAATTTCCGTTCTGTAAAAAGTTGATTGGTTAATGCTATATTTAAATCATGCATACCGACTCCCTCCTTGATAACTTCTCGTGTTAAAATAGTCGTCGAATCAGGAAGCACACTACAAGAGATAAGCAATCCAAAACCAAATATGGAAATATAGAGGCTAAAAAATCTCATCATATTAGAAGTTTATATATTAAGTTTATTACATTCTCAAAGTAAAATCCCACTTTCTATGTCATTGTAAACTCCGTCAATGAGTTTTGATACTATAGTTTAAATGTGTAAAATATTCTTCCGGTTTATTTGGATGATATTTCATTTCTGAAAGAAGATTCACAAATCATGATTCTTTCTTTATAGGCACAACCTCAAACGTTTTCTTTATTTTGTTAATCAAACTGTACAGAATACTGAAAAGAACATCAGATGCAAACCCTCCGAGAATAGCAAGCAAACTTTTATTGAACAACAGACCGGAATCTTTATGATCAAAAAACTGGAATGAAAGAATCTCAGACATAATAAGGCCTGAAATCAATCCTAAAATAATTACTATAGGGAAGTAGGCGGAATCTTCGGGTGTAATGGTGCCTTTTCTAATAGAATAATTTATACTTCTCAGTAAATAAAACATAACCCCTAAACCTGCAAGAGAAATTAAATATAATAAGTTCAACAAACCCGATATGCCTTCATTGTTCAATACTCCTTCGTCCAACGAATTCATATTAACCTCAGAAGATAAACTTGTACAAATAAAAGCAATAAGAAAACAACAGGAAGTAATAAATAAATTCTTTGTTATAGGCATTTTAGTAAATATATTTTTACTATTCCACTTACTAGCCATCAATTTACAAAACGATATAGATTTGGGAGTAACGGGAGAAATATTTTTGCACAATATATTATATGCTTTGAGCAAACTATCAATATTACTGTTTTGAACAAGACTATTAATCTCCGGGTCAACTATTATACCATTATGTACGGCAAAAGAAATCATATTGTTAATATCGTTATTCAATTCAGCTATAACTTCTTTAGATATTCCTAATTCGCTTTGAACATCCTCTGCTGAGGTTAACTTATTATCACTTTCATTAGTCAGGTTTTCTGTAGACTCAATTACAATCTCTTTAGATATCCTCAGTTCGTTTCGAACATCCTTTAAGGTTAACTTATTATCACCTTTATCAATTAGATTTTCTATATTATCCATTCTTTTTTCATTTTTATAATATACTAAACAACATACTTTCAAAATAAATGAATGTTTTTTTGATCAAACGCGATGACACCATCACTTTCATCACGTACATTAATTTCTTTGGCTGTCGTTATTAATTAATATTCCCTGAATTTACTTGTTTTCCCAACAGTCAAGTCATATCCCCAATACGGAAAGGTATTCCGGGACTAAACAACTGATATACCCTTATTTTTAACATGGTTATACGGAATTACAAGATTTCAAATTCAAAAATAAGAATATTCCTATAAACAAAGCAGTATCCTTAAAAGTTTAACACGAAAAAAAAAAGATAAAAGCAGATAGTTCTTCTTTAAAAAAAATAAGCCTAATAAATTATTTTGGAAGCTCTTACAGATTATTAAACAAACAATTGTTAGTTTTATAAATTTAGTCTGAATAATTATGTTTGAAAACATTACAAACAGGCTACTTTTCAAACTTTAGACAAGTTTTATGGTATGAGATTTCTTTTTTAAAATTCTCACAATCCATGATTTGATTATAAAAATTTCCGAACATTTTTCACCAGAAAAAGGCTTAGAATCGTTATGGCAAACAAAAAATCAATCCTTTCTTAAAATCTGTACATAATTATAGAATAAAAATACAATAGAGTTAGAAACAGCAGAGCATCTGTTATTAGGAAACAGAGAGTTCCTTCCGGAGGGAGTCATCGAGTAGAAATAGTGCCCCGTATTCTATCCTAAATTAGGAACAAATGTTCAATGAAAATTACAGACAGTTTGAGGATTTGTTTGGTAAGACAATTTTAAATTATCAGACCGTATTTACCATTATTAAAAATCTTGCAAATCCAAAGCTAAGAATTAATAATGTTGTCATTAGCTAAAAGACAAAGCATTCCAGTTTAAAGATAACCTCTATTTTTATCCTATCGTTGTCCGGTACCATTTACAGAAGGAGTGGCATTAAAATGATTCTGTTTTGCAACACGAATTTCGACAACTCTTTTTTATTGAAAAAAAATTTAAATCATTTCATTATCATTATTCAATACAATCGGAGTATTTCGTTTACATTGCGAAGATCTCCAAAAATACTAATCTGATGTTTCTTTCTCAGAATAATATCGTGCTTCAATACGCCTAATATCTTTAATCGAATTTTTCGCCCAAATCAATCGTTTTTCTAGAATTTCTTCGTCTGACAATTGCCATTTGATATCTGAATTTCGCAATCGGTTGGTCAGGTTTTGAATGATAATGGCTGCCGAAACGGAAATGTTTAAACTTTCTGTAAAACCTACCATCGGAATTTTAAGAAAACCATCCGCTTTTTCCATAATTTCAGGAGATAATCCGTCTTTTTCTGTTCCAAAAAATAAGGCACTTGGTTTTGTGATATCGAAATCCTGAATTAAACAATCGTTTTCATGCGGAGTTGTCGCAATAATTTGATATCCTTGGTTTCGCAAAGAAGTCATACAGCCCTCTACGGTATCAAAACGATTGATGTCAACCCATTTTTGTGCACCCAGAGCGATTTCTTTATCGATTCTTTTTCCGAAACGCTGCTCAATAATATTCAGTTCCTGAATTCCGAAAACCTCACAACTGCGCATCACAGCACTAGTATTGTGCATCTGAAAAACATCTTCTACAGCAACTGTAAAATGTTTGGTGCGATTGGCCAGAACATCCAAAAATCGTTCTTTGCGGTTGTCTGTTAATATATTTTCAAGAAAAGCGAGGTAATCTAAATCAATCATTTCCATCTTAATTTGCCACAAAAATACACTTTATTTATTAAAGAGATTTATTTTTTTGTAAGAAAAAACACCTTCAGATAAAACAAAAAGAAAAACTGAGATCTTTTTTCAATGTGACGCATCTTCTACAAAAATATTCCCCAGTTTTTCATGCAAATTGTTTACCAATGTCAAATCGATTTCTAAGGCTTCCTCTTTAAACGAATCGCCTTCAAAAGTGGCATTTCCATTTTTAGAGTGTCTGTTGAGTCTTTCATACATTTTTTCAAGTTCATTGGTACTGTAATCAATATTAATAAAGGAAATATACTTTTCGATGACGCTTCTCATACCATCGTTATAATTGAGTTTTACGACATTTTGATCTGTTTCATAAAAATCCAGAAAACCCTGAAAATACTTCCCTAAGACCAAGGCTCCATATTGCTGGAAACTGATCTCGCTAATTTCTCTGGCGGTAATCCCAAAAACTTCCGGCGGTAATAAATTTGGAACCATGTGCATCCCCATCATTTTTTGATGTGATTTTAAGACTTCACCCGGATTCCTAAAAAGCAAAGCAAAAGGCAGCCCGGAAAATATTGACCTCAGATATCCGGCTTTAAAAATATGCCAGGCATCTAATTTTACAATTAAATTCTTTTGTTCCGGAAATCTTTTTTGACCTAAGAATTTCAAAGCCGATTGTAAAAGCACGCTTTTTTTATCTGTTCCAAAATTATGACTCCTTAAAATTTCATCGATAAGAGGTGCTTCCGAAATCATAATATTCTCCTTCGAAGTTGCCAGCGATTGACTCAGCATTGTAGAACCACATCGGGAAACATGAAATACGAGTGATTTTAAATCTGCCGAAACCAATTCGTTTGACCAGTCTACTAAATTTTCTACCGTACTAACAATTTTAAATGATGTTGAATTATAGGCATGACTCTTACATTTCGAAATGGTTTCATCAAAAAAAGGATCGACATATCTTTTATCAGCCAGGTACAGCCATTCCAGATAAACTTCATTTTCTTTTTCGATTAATTTATAGGGAATCCAATTTAGTAAAGGATGATTTGTGTTTTCCATTCTTCGGTATTTATTAGGATTGCAAATCGGCAATAATCTGAGCTCCAGCTGCCGACGGGTTTCGGGAAAGTTCTGCAATAATCATTTGTTTTACCTCATCAGAATATTGCTCTTTTTCTCGGGAATAATGAATATCAAAGCCCATTTCAGCAAACAATTGATCGGACCAGTCATTTCGGACACAATCCAACGTAAGATGAATACGTGCCTCAGCACTTTTATTCTCTACACTATGGGGAAGCTGAAAATTTGCGTACCAGCACTCCCCTATTTTCATGGGAACCAGTTTTTTATCCACATAAAAAAGTACATCAGAATTGGTTATGATCGGAACGTGAATTCTAAAAAACCCATCTTCATAAGAGGTATCGTTATCCGTATGTTCTTTTATTTCGCTTTGCGGTCCTAACCTGAGCAAACGCACAGCTTCCTTCTCGCACTGAAACCAATCCATGATCTCCTTAAAATAAGGACATTTCTCCAGTAATGCTGTGTTTTTATACTCTTGATTAGCAAAAGAGGTAATATCGTTTACTAAACCGGACTGTGACCTTAAGGATACACTTGTCCAATTGCCGCTATAGTCGCCAGTATTAAAATGGGGCGTCCAGAGATCATTTTCGCATATTGCCAGTTCTTTTTGCAATTTATCTGCTAAAAAAGAAACAGGAAGTTTACTGGAAGAAGGGTTCATAAGCATTAAAAAATTAAATTAGACGGTATGCTTTGGGGTTTGTAAATATAAAAAAATTACAAACGCTTTATCATCAAAGAAATAAGTAAAATAAATAGTATTTGGGAACCTGATTTTAAAGATCAAGCCAAATCAGGTAAACTGTTTAAAATAAAATGATACAGTTTATGAGTCGAAACCGGAACGCTTTCTACATCAGTTTTCAGCACTAAATCTGGTTGTAACGGAGTTTCAAAAATATCGCTTATACCGGTAAAATTCTTTATTTTATCAGGATCATTATCCGATAATAATGCTTTTTTATACAACCCCTTAGGATCTCTTTCGATTAAATTATCGATCGAACAATCTAAATATACAGTTCTGACAAATTCATGATTGCGCAATTCGTTTCTCAGGTTTTCATATGGATTTATAACTGACATCAAAACGATCGTGTCCGATACAACAAAATTTCGTCCAACATTAAAAAGACGTCTGACATTTTCGCAGCGGTCTTCTTTAGAAAATCCCAGGTCTTTACAGATGGTTTTCCGATATACATCGCCATCAATTATCTCGACTTTATACTTTTTTTCTATTAAAAGCTGTCGAACATTTTCAGCTAATGTTGTTTTACCCGAACCCGATAATCCTGTAAATTGTATTAAAATCATTTAAAATTTCTTTTCTTTTATTGCTCACTAAAACTAGATAATTTGTAAGACCGAAACAATAAGTATAAATACGCTTTTATCGGTTATCTAAACTATTAAAAAAAATGTAATGGTAATACTGCTATTCTGAAACTAAATGGAGAAATCACTATTTTTATCCTTTAATTACACTACAATGAAAAAGAAATTAGTGGTTTTAACCGGAGCCGGAATTAGTGCTGAAAGCGGGATCAAAACTTTTCGCGACAGTGATGGTTTATGGGAAGGTCATGATGTGATGGAAGTTGCCACTCCTGAAGGCTGGAGAAAAAATCAGGAATTGGTTCTGGACTTTTACAACAAAAGACGCCAGCAGCTTAAGGAAGTAGAACCCAATTCAGGACATAACATTCTAGCCGAACTAGAGCATGATTTTGATGTGCACATCATCACCCAAAATGTAGACAATCTGCATGAGCGTGCCGGAAGCACCAAAGTCCTGCATTTACATGGAGAATTACTAAAGGTACGAAGCACTCAAAATCGCAACTTAATTTTAGACTGGACAGAAGACCTCTATACTGGTGATCTGGACCCAAACGGACATCAGCTTCGCCCTCATATTGTATGGTTTGGCGAAGACGTTCCTGCTCTTGAAGAAGCCATCAACATTACCGAAACAGCTGATTATTTTGCCGTTATTGGAACATCGCTACAAGTATATCCGGCGGCAGGATTAATTTCATATACGCCCTCTGTCACACCTGTTTTCTATATTGATCCAAATCCAATCAGCATCCCAAACCTTCGTAATAAAGTAGACGTAATTGCCGAAGTCGCCTCAAAAGGTGTAGCCACTTTAAGAGATCGTTTAAAATCTGGTTTTAGTTTTTAAGTCCTTAGTGATTAGTCCTTAGCCTCGAGAATAAAACAAACATCTAAGGACTAATCACTAATCACTAAGAACTATCCTTTTTTATCCACAAATTCTGTTTATATTTGTGCCTTTCGAACAAACAACATAACAATGACTACTTTAAACGAATTGAATGCTATATCTCCAATTGACGGAAGATATAGAAATAAAACCCTTTCATTAGCACCATTTTTCTCTGAGGAAGCTTTAATCAAATACCGGGTACTGGTTGAAATTGAATATTTCATCGCTTTGTGCGAAGTACCTTTGCCACAGCTTTCGGACGTAAATCCTGATCTGTTTGAAAGTTTAAGAAACATCTATAAAAATTTCTCTACTGAAGATGCTCTTTGGATTAAAGAAACCGAAAAAGTAACCAATCACGATGTAAAAGCCGTAGAATACTTTATCAAAGATGCTTTCGAAAAACTGGGTTTATCTCAATACAAAGAATTCATTCACTTCGGATTAACTTCTCAGGATATCAACAACACTGCGATTCCACTTTCAACAAAAGAAGCGTTTGAGCAGGTTTATATGCCTTCGTTAATTGCTTTAATTTCTAAATTAAAAGAACTAAGCGTAGAATGGGCAGCTATTCCAATGTTGGCACGCACACACGGACAGCCTGCTTCTCCTACTCGTTTAGGAAAAGAAATTTTAGTTTTTGTAGAGCGTTTAGAAGAACAAATGCGTTTGTTATTTAATATTCCGTTTGCTGCTAAATTTGGTGGTGCAACCGGAAATTACAATGCACATCACGTAGCTTACCCACAGATCGACTGGAAACAGTTTGGTAATAAATTTGTAGAAACGGATCTTGGCTTACACCATTCCTTCCCTACCACTCAAATCGAACATTATGACCATTTTGCTGCATTCTTCGATGCTTTAAAAAGAATCAATACGATCATCATCGATTTAGATCGTGATATCTGGACGTATGTTTCGATGGATTATTTCAAACAAAAAATCAAAGCGGGAGAAATTGGCTCCTCTGCTATGCCACATAAAGTAAACCCTATTGATTTCGAAAATTCAGAAGGAAACTTAGGAATTGCGAATGCTATTTTTGAGCATTTAGCCGCAAAATTACCGGTTTCGAGATTGCAGCGTGATTTAACAGACAGCACCGTTTTACGTAATATCGGAGTTCCAATGGGACATACCATTATTGCTTTTGAGGCTTCTTTAAAAGGTTTAAACAAATTATTGCTGAATGAAGCTAAATTTGCTGAAGATTTAGAGAAAAACTGGGCTGTTGTAGCCGAAGCAATTCAAACAATCCTTCGTCGTGAGGCTTATCCAAATCCGTATGAAGCCTTGAAAGGTTTAACCAGAACAAATGAAGCAATTGACAAAAATGCCATTCATAATTTTATTGCTACTTTAGAAGTTTCTGATGCTGTCAGAGCCGAATTATTAGCCATTACCCCTAGTAATTATGTGGGAATTTAAAGAAAACCTAAAATATTTTCTCAAAAAAAGCTATCTTTATCGATAGCTTTTTTTATTTACAAATTGTATTAAAAAATTAGTCCTGTTGATTCACTCCACTTTTGTTTTTCAAAGGAGTTCAGTGAATTTATTTGCCATGAAAAACTGTTATTTCCAAACGCCGTATCTTTTTTAGCAAAACACTGAAACAAAAAGCCGGATGATTTTCTTAACAAAAAACACTACTCTATGATCGCATTAAACGCCGCCACCGCATCTACCCACCACTTACAACCTCTAATTAGCGACTTAGGTCTCATCCTGCTGACTGCAGGAATTGCCGTTCTGTTATTTAGATTAATCAAACAACCTCTGGTTTTAGGTTATCTAATAGCGGGTTTTTTGGCCGGAAATCATTTTGATTTCTTTCCTACCATTACTGAAATGAAAAGTGTTGAAGTTTGGGCAGAAATTGGTGTAATCGTTTTACTATTTAGTTTAGGTCTTGAATTTAGTTTTAAAAAGCTAATGAAAGTTGGAGGAACCGCTTCCATAACAGCTATTACTCAAATTGTAACGATGGTCGTCATGGGTTATATGGTCGGGCGCTGGATGGGCTGGGAACAAATGGACAGTATCTTCTTAGGTGTTATACTTTCTATTTCTTCGACAACTATTATCCTGAAAACCTTTGATGAACTAGGCGTAAAAGCTCAAAAATTTGCCGGAATTGTAATTGGGTCTTTAATTGTGCAGGATCTTGTTGCTATTTTGATGATGGTGTTACTTTCAACCATTGCTGTAAGTCAGCAATTTTCAGGAAGTGAACTGATGATGTCTGTGCTAAAACTGATTTTCTTCCTGACCGTATGGTTTCTGGGCGGAATCTTTTTTATCCCAACCTTACTTAAAAAAGCCAAACATTTACTAACAGACGAAATGTTGCTGATTATTTCGCTTGCCCTTTGTTTAACTATGGTAAGTTTTGCCGCAAATGTTGGTTTCTCACCTGCTTTGGGCGCTTTTATCATGGGATCTATCATTGCCGAAACGACTCAGGCAGAGCACATCGAACATCTTATAAAACCTATAAAAGATCTATTTGGAGCTATTTTCTTTGTATCAGTTGGAATGCTTATCGACCCTAAAATGCTATACACGCATGCACTGCCTGTCGCTATTTTAACTTTGGTAACCATCATAGGTCAGTCTGTCAGTTCGACTATTGGTGCATTACTGGCCGGACAACCTTTAAAACAATCTGTACAAACAGGGATGAGTTTATCTCAAATCGGGGAGTTTTCGTTTATCATTGCTACATTGGGAATGACACTAAATGTAACCAGCTCCTTTTTATATCCGGTAGTTGTTGCCGTTTCGGCCATCACTACTTTTACAACGCCGTTTATGGTCAAATATGCCGTGCCATTTTCTGATTTTCTGGAACGAAAACTTCCCAAAAGATGGGTTAAAAACATTAATCGTTACAGTGTCAATGCACAGGCGATAAAATCAGTCAGTGTTTGGCAAAAAGTGCTTAATGCCTATATCATTCAAATCGTTCTGCATACTATTATTATTACAGCAATTATTTTATTATCGGTAAAATTTGTTGCGCCTTTAGTTGCTGAAACAAGATTCGGAAATACATTGGCAGCTCTTATCACCCTGGTAATTATTGCGCCATTCTTATGGGCACTCTCCCTTCGAAGAGTGGCAGTAGAAGAAGTCGATTCTTTATGGGAAGAACGTAAATACCGTGGTGCAATATTGATGCTGATTCTCATTAGAATGAGTCTCGGATTGTTCTTAATCGGATTTTTACTAAACATTTTCTTCTCTCCTTTAGTTGCCTTTATTGCTTTGGTTGTTGCTATTGTGGTCTATCAAATATTCCCTAAAAAATTAAACGAACAATACCATAAAATTGAAAGCCATTTTCTTAAAAATTTAAATGATCGCGAAAACAAAAAAATCGACAGACGTTACGCTAATTTAATGCCATGGGACGGTCACATGTCTTTTTTTGATATTGGGACAGAATCCAATTTAGTGGGTAAAACTCTAGAAGAACTGCGTATTCGTGAATCGATGGGAATCAATATTGCTTACATCAAACGAGGAGATATTACAATTCCAATTCCAACTAAAAACGAACGTCTGTTTCCCGGTGATGAAATTTGTGTTATCGGTACCGATGCTCAGGTTACTGAATTCAATAAATACCTCAATCAAAATGAAATTGAGGCTCCGGCAAAAGTAGAAGAAACAGATATTGTTTTACGTCAATTTGAAGTTTCTCCCGAAGATTTTGTACAAAAAAGCATTGGTCAATTCCGTACAAAAACCAATGGTATGGTGGTTGGAATTGAGCGAAATGGAAATAGGATTCTGAATCCGGAATCAAGCTTAATTTTAGAAAAAAATGATATTCTTTGGGTTGTAGGAGATAAAAAGAAAATGGCCGAATTGGTCAAAAGTCACTAAGGCGCTGAGATACTAAGGTCCTAAGATGCTAAGAAAAAAAAGCTCCATACAAAAAAATGTATGGAGCTTTTTTATAGTAATACCTTATTTAAACGGTTGCATTTTATCGCATTGGCATTCACAATTAGGGTCACTGGTGTTGAGAACAGTTAAATATCTTTGATAAAAACCTCTTCTTGATTGTGTTTTATCACTATCTGCTTTATTGCATTCTAAAGCACCATTGATAATATTAATTGTCGCTCCAAACCCGGGTTTACGTCCCTCATTAATATCCTGTTGGGTAGGCAGCCACTGACCAACCATTACCGCATGACACGAAGGTTTAGGAGCCTGTGGTGTCATCCAAAACCATATAGCAGTCTGGAACGCCAAAGCCGCATCTTTGGCTACATTTTCAGGATTCTTAAGCAGTACGTTTTTATCTCCATATAAAAATTCACTTATCTGCCCATAATTATAATTCCAACTCAACTGTATGGGGCCTCGACCGTGGTAGGATTTCTTTACTACCGGAGGATAAGCCACGTTATTCTCATCTCTGTAACCTGTGGTACTATTTTCATCATAGCCTACCTCTTCACGAAAGTGTAAACCCCATGAATAGGCTCCTCCCGGTGCCGTTGACCAGCCACCCGTAGTTTCATGAGATATATTAGCAAGAAAAGCGGCTAGTTCTCTTTTTCGTACTTCCAAAGAACCAATGCTTATAAAATCTGCATAATCAACTTCTTGTCTCACTACAGTATTATTGTTCCAGGAAGCACTGAAATCGGCATCTTCTTTAATCACTTTTGTTTCATTAGTCGATTTTTTAGTACGGGTTATTTTCTGAAACCACCCTTTTCTTTCGATAACAACCTTTAGGTCTGCCATAAGATCAACTGCTTTCATCAACGCATCGTAGGTATAAAAATCTTTTGAAGGATTCACTATCCAGTTATTGCTCTGCTCTGCTCCATAACGATAAGGGAACAACTCCTGAAATTGCTGTTTACTTATAAGGTCTTTAAGCCCTGCATTATTCCCTGGAGTACTTGGAGTATCCGGCTTTTGAGGTTCTTCACCAGGTTTAGGATTTTCTATCGTAGGATCCTTCTTTTCTTGCAGATTATCATGACTACAAGAAAATAGTACCGAAAAGAAACAAAATAAAACAGGTAAGAAAACAAGTGGCGTAAACCTCCTTAATAAGGTTTGTTTTTTAGTAACATCGCCTTTACAATTCGTATGGTGTTTTTTAGTCATAATGCAATTTTATTTTTTGGATTTGTCCAAATTTCCGATGGTTAACGTTAGTAATCCTCTGCTTTTATTATACAAATTCTGGTAGCCTGTAGTGATTCCTTGTGCAGGTGTACGGGTGACATTCGCAATTTGATCTTTGTATGATTTTATTTCGGCATCTGTCAGAGTGGTAGGATTCATGACTACCAAAAGTGATTTAAAACTTTTCTGCGAATTAGTACTGTTCGGTATTCTTGTTTTATTGGTAAAACGGGGATCATTATAAATAGCCAGACTCTCGGCATCTTTAATCTCTGAAGCAGAAATCGCTCCTGCAAGATACAATTCAATATCGGCAATGTTATTGGATATTCCGCTAAGTATTCCTTTTACTTTATCCCAATGGTATACATAATTTTGGGGAACAGCATAATTGGCCCATCTGTGAAACATCTCATGTAAAATAGGTCCGCCCTGGATATTGTTTAGGTAAAGAAAATAAACTCCTTGTAGTTTACCCGCAGAACCATAATCTTTTGTGTTGTCTGACATACTAAGTCCGATACCCTGTGCATCATTTTTTACCCTTTGATAAATACCATAAGGCATTCCGGCAGGAGGAGTACTTGTTGCATTATTTAATACGATCACAATGAAATCAAAATCATCTTTCAAAACCTGATAAATTTCAGTTTTACAAAGCGTTTTTAGTTTTTCTACGGCTGCTGTTTCATTAACA
It includes:
- a CDS encoding TrmH family RNA methyltransferase — protein: MIDLDYLAFLENILTDNRKERFLDVLANRTKHFTVAVEDVFQMHNTSAVMRSCEVFGIQELNIIEQRFGKRIDKEIALGAQKWVDINRFDTVEGCMTSLRNQGYQIIATTPHENDCLIQDFDITKPSALFFGTEKDGLSPEIMEKADGFLKIPMVGFTESLNISVSAAIIIQNLTNRLRNSDIKWQLSDEEILEKRLIWAKNSIKDIRRIEARYYSEKETSD
- a CDS encoding sulfotransferase family protein, whose protein sequence is MENTNHPLLNWIPYKLIEKENEVYLEWLYLADKRYVDPFFDETISKCKSHAYNSTSFKIVSTVENLVDWSNELVSADLKSLVFHVSRCGSTMLSQSLATSKENIMISEAPLIDEILRSHNFGTDKKSVLLQSALKFLGQKRFPEQKNLIVKLDAWHIFKAGYLRSIFSGLPFALLFRNPGEVLKSHQKMMGMHMVPNLLPPEVFGITAREISEISFQQYGALVLGKYFQGFLDFYETDQNVVKLNYNDGMRSVIEKYISFINIDYSTNELEKMYERLNRHSKNGNATFEGDSFKEEALEIDLTLVNNLHEKLGNIFVEDASH
- a CDS encoding aspartyl/asparaginyl beta-hydroxylase domain-containing protein, with product MNPSSSKLPVSFLADKLQKELAICENDLWTPHFNTGDYSGNWTSVSLRSQSGLVNDITSFANQEYKNTALLEKCPYFKEIMDWFQCEKEAVRLLRLGPQSEIKEHTDNDTSYEDGFFRIHVPIITNSDVLFYVDKKLVPMKIGECWYANFQLPHSVENKSAEARIHLTLDCVRNDWSDQLFAEMGFDIHYSREKEQYSDEVKQMIIAELSRNPSAAGAQIIADLQS
- the cysC gene encoding adenylyl-sulfate kinase yields the protein MILIQFTGLSGSGKTTLAENVRQLLIEKKYKVEIIDGDVYRKTICKDLGFSKEDRCENVRRLFNVGRNFVVSDTIVLMSVINPYENLRNELRNHEFVRTVYLDCSIDNLIERDPKGLYKKALLSDNDPDKIKNFTGISDIFETPLQPDLVLKTDVESVPVSTHKLYHFILNSLPDLA
- a CDS encoding SIR2 family NAD-dependent protein deacylase gives rise to the protein MKKKLVVLTGAGISAESGIKTFRDSDGLWEGHDVMEVATPEGWRKNQELVLDFYNKRRQQLKEVEPNSGHNILAELEHDFDVHIITQNVDNLHERAGSTKVLHLHGELLKVRSTQNRNLILDWTEDLYTGDLDPNGHQLRPHIVWFGEDVPALEEAINITETADYFAVIGTSLQVYPAAGLISYTPSVTPVFYIDPNPISIPNLRNKVDVIAEVASKGVATLRDRLKSGFSF
- the purB gene encoding adenylosuccinate lyase gives rise to the protein MTTLNELNAISPIDGRYRNKTLSLAPFFSEEALIKYRVLVEIEYFIALCEVPLPQLSDVNPDLFESLRNIYKNFSTEDALWIKETEKVTNHDVKAVEYFIKDAFEKLGLSQYKEFIHFGLTSQDINNTAIPLSTKEAFEQVYMPSLIALISKLKELSVEWAAIPMLARTHGQPASPTRLGKEILVFVERLEEQMRLLFNIPFAAKFGGATGNYNAHHVAYPQIDWKQFGNKFVETDLGLHHSFPTTQIEHYDHFAAFFDALKRINTIIIDLDRDIWTYVSMDYFKQKIKAGEIGSSAMPHKVNPIDFENSEGNLGIANAIFEHLAAKLPVSRLQRDLTDSTVLRNIGVPMGHTIIAFEASLKGLNKLLLNEAKFAEDLEKNWAVVAEAIQTILRREAYPNPYEALKGLTRTNEAIDKNAIHNFIATLEVSDAVRAELLAITPSNYVGI
- a CDS encoding cation:proton antiporter — translated: MIALNAATASTHHLQPLISDLGLILLTAGIAVLLFRLIKQPLVLGYLIAGFLAGNHFDFFPTITEMKSVEVWAEIGVIVLLFSLGLEFSFKKLMKVGGTASITAITQIVTMVVMGYMVGRWMGWEQMDSIFLGVILSISSTTIILKTFDELGVKAQKFAGIVIGSLIVQDLVAILMMVLLSTIAVSQQFSGSELMMSVLKLIFFLTVWFLGGIFFIPTLLKKAKHLLTDEMLLIISLALCLTMVSFAANVGFSPALGAFIMGSIIAETTQAEHIEHLIKPIKDLFGAIFFVSVGMLIDPKMLYTHALPVAILTLVTIIGQSVSSTIGALLAGQPLKQSVQTGMSLSQIGEFSFIIATLGMTLNVTSSFLYPVVVAVSAITTFTTPFMVKYAVPFSDFLERKLPKRWVKNINRYSVNAQAIKSVSVWQKVLNAYIIQIVLHTIIITAIILLSVKFVAPLVAETRFGNTLAALITLVIIAPFLWALSLRRVAVEEVDSLWEERKYRGAILMLILIRMSLGLFLIGFLLNIFFSPLVAFIALVVAIVVYQIFPKKLNEQYHKIESHFLKNLNDRENKKIDRRYANLMPWDGHMSFFDIGTESNLVGKTLEELRIRESMGINIAYIKRGDITIPIPTKNERLFPGDEICVIGTDAQVTEFNKYLNQNEIEAPAKVEETDIVLRQFEVSPEDFVQKSIGQFRTKTNGMVVGIERNGNRILNPESSLILEKNDILWVVGDKKKMAELVKSH